Proteins encoded in a region of the Sphingomonas sp. HMP9 genome:
- a CDS encoding spinster family MFS transporter produces MIAEAQIADDAAREPRAFPYGPILLLMLVYVLNMLDRQIVTLLVEPMKIDLHLADWQIGAISGLAFALFYTVLGIPLARVADRGNRVHIIAGSLAVWSAFTMLCGVTRNFGEMLLARVGVGVGEAGCTPAAHSLITDYVPRERRASALALYTLGIPLGSLAGLVLGGVLLATLGWRAAFFLAGAPGLILAIIVVLALKEPRRVATAIRAAPLPLATVLQMLRVKRSYWCISVASGFAAFAYYGQAAFFGSLYMRTHAAGLAALAANWGVAPSVFLGVTLGLLVGIGGGLGTLIGGWLADRIARRGIIGYVRLPTATLALSVPLFAGTALSGDIRLSFALLGCAIFVHALNYGSAFAAVQTLAAAPLRAMASAIQLFLTNAIGLAFGPLFVGLASDWLSATMGPVAGLRMAMALVALPLVLASVLFAVAARTIVADEAD; encoded by the coding sequence ATGATCGCAGAGGCCCAGATCGCCGACGATGCTGCACGCGAACCCCGCGCCTTTCCCTATGGCCCGATCCTGCTGCTGATGCTGGTCTATGTCCTCAACATGCTCGACCGCCAGATCGTCACGCTGCTGGTCGAGCCGATGAAGATCGACCTGCATCTGGCCGACTGGCAGATCGGCGCTATCAGCGGGCTGGCGTTCGCGCTGTTTTATACGGTGCTGGGCATTCCGCTCGCCCGCGTCGCCGATCGCGGCAACCGGGTCCACATAATCGCCGGTTCACTTGCGGTGTGGAGCGCGTTCACGATGCTCTGCGGCGTCACCCGCAATTTCGGCGAGATGCTGCTCGCGCGGGTCGGCGTGGGCGTCGGCGAGGCGGGCTGCACGCCGGCCGCGCACAGCCTGATCACCGATTACGTGCCGCGCGAACGCCGCGCCTCCGCGCTGGCGCTCTACACGCTCGGTATCCCGCTCGGTTCGCTCGCCGGGCTAGTGCTCGGCGGCGTGCTCCTCGCGACGCTCGGCTGGCGCGCGGCATTCTTTCTTGCGGGCGCACCGGGGCTGATCCTTGCGATCATCGTGGTGCTGGCGTTGAAAGAGCCGCGCCGCGTGGCGACCGCGATTCGCGCCGCGCCGCTGCCGCTCGCCACAGTGTTGCAGATGCTGCGCGTGAAACGCTCCTATTGGTGCATATCGGTCGCTTCGGGTTTCGCGGCGTTCGCTTATTACGGGCAAGCGGCGTTTTTCGGCTCGCTCTACATGCGTACGCATGCCGCGGGCCTCGCGGCGCTGGCCGCCAACTGGGGCGTCGCGCCGTCGGTGTTCCTCGGCGTGACGCTGGGTCTGCTGGTCGGCATCGGCGGCGGGCTCGGCACGCTGATCGGAGGGTGGCTCGCCGACCGGATCGCGCGGCGTGGCATCATCGGCTATGTCCGCCTGCCGACCGCGACACTGGCGCTGTCGGTGCCGCTGTTCGCCGGTACCGCGCTCAGCGGCGATATCCGCCTGTCGTTCGCGTTGCTCGGCTGCGCGATCTTCGTCCACGCGCTAAACTATGGCTCGGCGTTCGCGGCGGTGCAGACGCTCGCCGCCGCGCCGCTGCGCGCGATGGCGTCGGCGATCCAGCTGTTCCTGACCAACGCGATCGGGCTCGCCTTCGGGCCGCTGTTCGTCGGGCTTGCGAGCGACTGGCTGAGCGCGACGATGGGGCCGGTCGCGGGGCTGCGCATGGCGATGGCACTGGTCGCGCTGCCGCTGGTGCTGGCGTCGGTGCTGTTCGCGGTCGCGGCGCGGACGATCGTCGCGGACGAGGCGGATTAG
- a CDS encoding AMP-binding protein, with translation MCGAKLVLPGAALDPVSLHALLRDEGVSFSLGVPTVWFALLDHIATLPPGDRAALKLDRVFMGGAATPAALITRFRDLLGVEAMQAWGMTETSPVATVCRPHAKHVGLDPDALVALRATQGRTVFGIELRIEDAAGAALPHDGAAAGLLKVRGPWVIERYFGVEAETMLDADGWLDTGDIARIDADGFLHVTDRAKDVIKSGGEWISSIDLENVATAYPGVAEAAVIGVPHPRWQERPLLLLRLNPGATVDRTSVLAYLARHVARWWLPDDVIIVDDLPHTATGKLLKTVLRERYHAHVAGT, from the coding sequence ATGTGCGGCGCGAAGCTCGTGCTGCCGGGTGCGGCGCTTGATCCGGTGTCGCTCCATGCGCTGTTGCGCGACGAGGGTGTCAGCTTCTCGCTCGGCGTGCCCACCGTCTGGTTCGCGTTGCTCGATCACATCGCAACGCTGCCCCCTGGGGACCGCGCCGCGCTGAAACTCGACCGCGTGTTTATGGGCGGTGCGGCGACGCCCGCCGCGCTCATCACGCGCTTCCGCGACCTGCTCGGCGTCGAGGCAATGCAGGCCTGGGGCATGACCGAAACCAGCCCCGTCGCCACCGTCTGCCGCCCGCACGCCAAGCATGTCGGCCTTGATCCCGACGCGCTGGTCGCGCTGCGCGCCACGCAGGGCCGCACCGTGTTCGGGATCGAACTGCGGATCGAGGATGCCGCCGGTGCGGCGCTGCCGCACGACGGCGCCGCGGCTGGATTGCTGAAGGTTCGCGGGCCCTGGGTGATCGAACGCTATTTTGGGGTGGAGGCCGAGACGATGCTCGACGCCGACGGCTGGCTCGACACCGGCGACATCGCGCGGATTGATGCCGACGGCTTCCTCCACGTCACCGACCGCGCCAAGGACGTGATCAAGTCCGGTGGCGAATGGATCTCGTCGATCGATCTGGAGAATGTTGCCACCGCCTATCCCGGCGTAGCGGAAGCCGCTGTCATCGGTGTACCGCACCCGCGTTGGCAAGAGCGTCCGTTGTTGCTGCTCCGTCTCAACCCCGGCGCCACGGTTGACCGTACGTCCGTTCTAGCCTATCTCGCTCGCCACGTTGCGCGCTGGTGGCTCCCCGACGATGTCATCATAGTCGATGACCTTCCTCACACGGCGACCGGTAAGCTTCTGAAGACGGTCCTCCGAGAGCGATACCACGCCCACGTCGCGGGCACGTAA
- a CDS encoding acyl-CoA dehydrogenase family protein, protein MNLDFDADDQAFRAEVRAFFADAIPAAWSTRVRAGLRLDPEDLTAYQRMLAARGWGAPTWPIEHGGTGWSPTQLYIFWSEAARADAPAQFHQGLELIGPILFTYGSAEQRAYYLPRIISGEDWWCQGYSEPGAGSDLAALRTRADHDGDAYVLNGQKMWTSYAHVATQMFVLARTSTEARRQQGISLILVDMATPGLRIRPIATLDEKHHTNEVFLDDVRVPAANLVGEEGQGWNYGKVLLDRERMVSAATAIFLPQTVRGIRDAARRRRIGSVPLAETSGFAGKLAQFEIEVIALQTMVLRLMGDAAAGADSGPRGSMVKLRWSDLIQQGTTLWTEAIGPEAAHWQAIDGAPLAEDMPYPMQGALHSRVTTIYGGSSEIQHDIIARRALGL, encoded by the coding sequence GTGAACCTCGATTTCGATGCCGACGACCAGGCGTTCCGTGCCGAGGTGCGCGCGTTCTTCGCCGATGCGATTCCAGCTGCCTGGAGCACCCGTGTTCGCGCCGGGCTGCGGCTCGATCCCGAGGATCTGACCGCGTATCAGCGGATGCTGGCGGCGCGCGGCTGGGGCGCGCCGACCTGGCCGATCGAGCATGGCGGCACTGGCTGGTCGCCGACGCAGCTCTACATCTTCTGGTCGGAGGCAGCGCGTGCCGATGCGCCCGCGCAATTCCACCAGGGCTTGGAGCTGATCGGCCCGATCCTGTTCACCTATGGCAGCGCCGAACAGCGGGCGTACTATCTGCCGCGGATCATCAGCGGCGAGGACTGGTGGTGCCAGGGCTATTCGGAACCTGGCGCCGGCTCCGACCTCGCGGCGCTGCGCACGCGGGCGGACCACGACGGCGACGCCTATGTGCTCAACGGCCAGAAGATGTGGACGAGTTACGCGCATGTCGCGACGCAGATGTTCGTGCTTGCACGCACCTCGACCGAGGCGCGGCGGCAGCAGGGCATCTCGCTGATCCTCGTCGACATGGCGACGCCGGGCCTGCGCATCCGCCCGATCGCGACCCTGGACGAGAAGCACCACACCAACGAGGTGTTCCTCGACGACGTCCGCGTGCCCGCCGCGAACTTGGTCGGCGAGGAGGGGCAGGGCTGGAACTACGGCAAGGTTCTGCTCGATCGCGAACGGATGGTAAGTGCCGCGACTGCGATCTTCCTGCCGCAGACGGTGCGCGGTATCCGCGACGCCGCGCGGCGGCGGCGGATCGGCAGCGTGCCGCTGGCCGAGACGTCGGGTTTCGCGGGGAAACTCGCGCAGTTCGAGATCGAGGTGATCGCGTTGCAGACGATGGTGCTGCGGCTGATGGGCGACGCGGCGGCGGGCGCGGATTCAGGGCCGCGCGGATCGATGGTGAAGCTGCGCTGGTCCGACCTGATCCAACAGGGCACGACGCTATGGACCGAGGCCATCGGGCCGGAGGCGGCGCACTGGCAGGCGATCGATGGCGCTCCGCTGGCTGAGGACATGCCCTATCCGATGCAGGGTGCGCTGCATTCGCGAGTCACGACCATCTATGGCGGATCGAGCGAGATCCAGCACGATATCATCGCGCGCCGCGCGCTCGGGCTTTAG
- a CDS encoding alpha/beta hydrolase, whose translation MNAARRASGGRDFIVHVIQGGTIAARRSRLSAGARMSTASSQRKAMPIAHHGDVAIHYDSYGDVDAPAVLLMAGAGRPATDFDAPFIDGLTAAGFRVMRLDSRDTGLSTAFPGVSANLCAVYHAARGGAPANPPYAIADMAADAIAVLDAAGVDRAHIVGRSLGGMVAQHLAIHAPARVASLALVMANSRSLIDRIGEATLDQLEAESIPDADAYVARQLRVFQANGIAEDFDADRIAAEARIAWARGVHPGATARHFAAALAAEDMRPALAGVAAPTLVIHGARDPVIPPAYAVETAGAIPCAELVMIEEMAHDAPPHLRADWLRRIVRHVTTLDAGTPSHM comes from the coding sequence ATGAATGCCGCTCGCCGGGCATCCGGCGGGCGCGACTTTATCGTCCATGTGATTCAGGGCGGCACGATCGCCGCGCGCCGCTCGCGACTGTCGGCAGGGGCTAGGATGTCCACCGCATCGAGTCAGAGGAAAGCTATGCCGATCGCGCATCACGGCGACGTCGCTATACACTACGACAGTTACGGCGACGTTGACGCGCCGGCCGTCCTGCTGATGGCGGGGGCGGGGCGACCTGCCACCGATTTCGACGCGCCGTTCATCGATGGGCTGACTGCAGCCGGTTTCCGCGTGATGCGTCTCGACAGCCGCGACACGGGCCTTTCCACCGCCTTCCCCGGGGTGTCGGCGAACCTGTGCGCGGTCTACCATGCGGCGCGCGGCGGGGCCCCGGCCAACCCGCCCTATGCGATCGCCGATATGGCGGCGGACGCGATCGCCGTCCTCGACGCGGCCGGAGTGGATCGCGCGCATATCGTCGGGCGCTCGCTCGGCGGGATGGTCGCGCAGCATCTGGCGATCCACGCACCGGCCCGTGTCGCCAGCCTGGCGCTGGTCATGGCCAACAGCCGCAGCCTCATTGACCGGATCGGCGAGGCGACACTCGACCAGCTCGAGGCGGAGTCGATCCCCGACGCCGATGCCTATGTCGCTCGCCAGCTGCGCGTGTTCCAAGCCAACGGGATTGCGGAGGATTTCGACGCGGACCGGATCGCGGCGGAGGCGCGGATCGCGTGGGCGCGCGGCGTTCATCCCGGTGCGACAGCGCGGCATTTCGCCGCCGCCCTCGCCGCCGAGGACATGCGCCCGGCGCTGGCCGGAGTCGCCGCGCCGACGCTCGTCATCCACGGCGCACGTGATCCGGTCATCCCGCCCGCCTATGCGGTCGAGACTGCGGGTGCGATTCCCTGCGCGGAGCTCGTTATGATCGAGGAGATGGCGCATGACGCGCCGCCGCACCTGCGCGCCGACTGGCTCCGGCGGATCGTGCGCCACGTGACCACTCTCGATGCTGGCACACCATCGCATATGTGA
- a CDS encoding acyl-CoA dehydrogenase family protein, with the protein MNFLYSDEQRMLYESVDRYGQQEWRAAARLATLAAGPKAAARRWRAMAELGWLMLPIAAEDGGLGGGPVEVMAVAEGLGRHLITDPWVSSCVLAPALLHGGGDAPTVLATEIGAGVARVAAALIEADGGHDLHRVSLRAERVGGGYRLSGAKVHVEDGADADWFVVSARTAGGDAEVAGISLFLVPATAPRLTIERFRAIDGHRHARLRLDGVTAATLVGEADAALPLIASAVDRAICAHLAEATGSMEAVAATTLDYLKTRHQFGVPIGSFQALKHRMVDLTIACEEARAMTYHATLNLDGLDCIRAVAAAKTRVGQCGLYVARQAVQLHGGVGTSDELIVSHHLKRQMMLDLAHGGADHHRARFAAAA; encoded by the coding sequence ATGAATTTCCTCTACAGCGACGAACAGCGGATGCTTTACGAGAGCGTAGATCGGTACGGCCAGCAGGAGTGGCGGGCGGCCGCTCGGCTCGCGACTTTGGCGGCGGGGCCTAAGGCGGCTGCGCGACGCTGGCGCGCAATGGCTGAGCTCGGCTGGCTGATGTTACCGATCGCGGCAGAGGACGGCGGTCTCGGCGGCGGGCCGGTCGAGGTGATGGCGGTAGCGGAAGGTCTCGGGCGGCATCTGATCACTGATCCCTGGGTGTCGTCCTGCGTCCTCGCGCCCGCCCTCCTGCACGGCGGCGGCGATGCCCCGACCGTGCTGGCGACCGAGATCGGCGCGGGCGTTGCGCGCGTCGCAGCCGCGCTGATCGAAGCGGACGGTGGCCATGACCTGCATCGCGTTAGCCTGCGCGCCGAGCGGGTCGGCGGCGGCTATCGCCTGTCGGGCGCGAAGGTGCATGTCGAGGACGGCGCCGACGCCGACTGGTTCGTCGTCTCCGCGCGCACCGCCGGCGGCGATGCCGAGGTCGCGGGGATCAGCCTGTTCCTCGTCCCCGCCACCGCGCCCAGGCTGACGATCGAACGCTTCCGCGCGATCGACGGCCACCGGCATGCGCGGCTGCGATTGGACGGCGTGACCGCCGCTACGCTGGTGGGCGAGGCAGACGCCGCGCTCCCGCTAATCGCCTCGGCGGTCGACCGCGCGATCTGTGCGCACCTGGCGGAGGCGACCGGATCGATGGAGGCGGTCGCGGCAACGACGCTCGATTATCTTAAGACGCGGCATCAGTTCGGCGTGCCGATCGGGAGCTTCCAAGCCTTGAAACACCGCATGGTTGACCTGACAATCGCCTGCGAGGAGGCGCGTGCGATGACCTATCACGCGACGCTCAACCTCGACGGGCTGGACTGCATCCGTGCAGTGGCCGCGGCGAAGACGCGTGTCGGGCAGTGCGGGCTGTACGTCGCGCGGCAGGCCGTGCAGCTGCACGGCGGCGTCGGGACCAGCGACGAACTGATCGTCAGCCATCATCTGAAGCGCCAGATGATGCTCGACCTCGCGCATGGCGGCGCGGACCATCATCGCGCAAGGTTCGCGGCGGCGGCCTGA